A stretch of the Glycine soja cultivar W05 chromosome 13, ASM419377v2, whole genome shotgun sequence genome encodes the following:
- the LOC114381923 gene encoding uncharacterized protein LOC114381923, whose product MPPSPALRYSPGREPRADGHKRGRSLESGLLFREKDDDLALFNEMQIREKDSFLLQSSDDLEDSFTTKLRHISDVNLGISIPGRGESSELLNDGDKNDYDWLLTPPDTPLFPSLDDEPPLSSFGSRGRPQSKPISISRSSTMDKSYQSRRGSASPNRLSPSPRSGTNTLQSRGRPSSLPNSSPTPSVRYATPSRRPSPPPSKSMAPASKSTYTPRRMSTGSSGSVVSSGVRGSSPVKTNRGNSASPKIRAWQTNIPGFSSEAPPNLRTSLADRPASYVRGSSPASRNSRESTSKFSRQSMSPTASRSSSHDRDQFSSRSKGSIASSGDDDLESLQSITVGSLDRLSSRRGGSFSTNRTPAISKKPARIASPSSAPKRSFDSAIRQMDRKIPQNMFRPLLSSVPSTTFYAGKANSAHRSLVSRNSSVTTSSNASSDQGTTFALDTEGSDHNQDDMANEVDKILYPDIHEEMFAFDKIDALNANIKQEMNRESVDILQSETRNPKTVFGPIESEDSISHIRIDTRVNESSEISHAKGDISETGSFENTALCSHCGCCYEVTNQPEKNIGLCPECKITLLRVIIPETTLAVSENSSLITTNMPKEEKSLPETNQLMVASELPQETNMGNLRFPHGEQNAEENQTSCRELNQDHSQNSPLPNSLTDGGRQTSGNQLEMNQSGVDYKKPDIEFGDQHHRSDRPNLNMDPMEGTGISVLLKRSSSNKGPVVQGRTFTATTISYDDLSLARDSVSSFRSSTRPGSYSASSSIDLSSSRQTEFRVQRQLSGRKLDVDCGYDSRIKPPSTASSFSGASIHSRQELGLATRETSGSTECGSVEEVPRVLQEMQASENTVADVIDASSTDLVVEEDKFEHDDSSRVNNACNSELLSQADDNLVTSFQNHEDCISPENVDDNPNNARDVSDTETSAKAPELSSHDKQDVQNSNVNELDALVTTNCSTITESEIEGENNCENNIGMANDDLSKSILDDFREPSNDCHAVSVSEVNVSESHRIEGSTVTVECQGAGNTRSLTLEEATDTILFCSSIVHDLAYKAATIATEKECSNPFEGSEPTVTLLGKANSDRKDSRNRPTSKRTLKSQKTKTKQRRVETDVKIPSGKTENDENIDESFTHNVGLPNKVDSMKPPKLESKCNCIIM is encoded by the exons ATGCCGCCTTCCCCGGCATTGAGATACTCTCCTGGTAGAGAGCCAAGAGCTGATGGTCACAAGCGGGGGCGCAGTCTTGAAAGTGGATTGCTTTTCCGGGAGAAGGACGATGATCTTGCTTTGTTCAATGAAATGCAAATCAGAGAGAAAGATAGCTTTTTGCTTCAGTCGTCGGATGACTTGGAAGACTCATTCA CTACAAAGTTGAGACATATTTCTGATGTCAACCTTGGAATCTCCATTCCTGGTCGAGGGGAATCCAGTGAGTTGCTTAATGATGGTGACAAGAATGATTACGACTG GTTATTAACACCCCCAGACACACCACTATTTCCTTCGTTAGATGATGAGCCACCGCTGAGCAGTTTTGGAAGCAGAGGAAGGCCTCAGAGTAAACCCATTTCCATATCGAGATCTTCTACG ATGGATAAAAGTTACCAAAGCCGTAGGGGCAGTGCAAGTCCAAATCGTTTAAGTCCATCCCCTCGATCAGGAACTAACACATTGCAATCAAGGGGAAGGCCTTCGTCATTGCCAAATTCCAGCCCAACCCCAAGTGTGAGGTATGCCACTCCATCCAGAAGACCATCTCCACCTCCAAGTAAGTCCATGGCACCTGCTTCTAAGTCAACCTATACTCCCCGGAGGATGAGCACTGGCTCCAGTGGTTCTGTAGTCTCATCTGGAGTTAGGGGAAGTTCCCCAGTCAAGACAAATCGTGGAAACTCTGCGTCACCGAAGATAAGGGCATGGCAAACTAATATTCCCGGCTTCTCTTCTGAAGCTCCTCCCAATCTCCGTACTTCATTGGCTGATCGACCAGCATCCTATGTGAGGGGTTCATCTCCGGCATCCAGAAATAGTAGGGAGTCTACCTCCAAATTCAGTAGGCAATCAATGTCTCCAACTGCTTCTAGGAGTAGTAGTCATGATCGAGACCAATTTAGCTCACGCAGCAAAGGTTCCATTGCATCCTCTGGTGATGATGATCTAGAGTCTCTGCAATCAATCACAGTGGGTAGCTTGGACAGATTGAGTTCAAGAAGGGGTGGGTCATTTTCAACCAACAGAACTCCTGCCATTTCCAAGAAACCAGCCAGGATTGCGTCCCCAAGTTCTGCTCCTAAAAGGTCATTCGATTCGGCTATCCGGCAaatg GATAGAAAAATTCCTCAGAACATGTTCAGACCACTTTTATCTAGTGTTCCAAGTACAACCTTTTATGCTGGAAAAGCAAATTCTGCACATCGTTCCCTTGTATCTAGGAATTCATCTGTTACAACAAGCAGCAATGCGAGCTCTGATCAAGGTACAACTTTTGCACTGGATACTGAAGGGAGTGACCATAATCAAGATGATATGGCAAACGAAGTTGATAAGATATTATATCCTGATATACATGAAGAAATGTTTGCCTTTGATAAGATTGATGCATTAAATGCAAACATTAAGCAAGAGATGAATAGGGAATCAGTAGATATCTTGCAAAGTGAAACCAGAAATCCCAAGACTGTTTTTGGTCCGATTGAATCTGAGGATTCTATTTCCCACATTCGTATTGACACTAGAGTTAATGAAAGTTCAGAAATTTCACATGCCAAAGGTGACATTTCTGAAACTGGTAGTTTTGAAAATACAGCACTCTGTTCTCATTGTGGTTGTTGTTATGAGGTCACTAATCAACCTGAGAAGAATATTGGGCTTTGTCCAGAATGTAAGATCACATTGTTGAGAGTCATCATCCCTGAGACAACTTTGGCAGTATCTGAAAACTCTTCATTGATTACAACAAACatgccaaaagaagaaaaatcattacCTGAAACAAATCAACTAATGGTTGCATCTGAATTGCCTCAAGAGACTAATATGGGTAACTTGAGGTTTCCCCATGGTGAACAAAATGCTGAGGAAAATCAAACTTCTTGCCGTGAACTAAACCAGGATCACTCACAAAACAGTCCTCTTCCAAATTCATTGACGGATGGAGGTAGGCAGACATCTGGCAACCAGCTTGAGATGAACCAATCAGGAGTTGATTACAAGAAGCCTGATATTGAATTTGGGGATCAGCATCACCGCAGTGATCGCCCTAATTTGAACATGGACCCCATGGAAGGCACTGGCATTTCTGTATTGCTGAAAAGGTCTAGCAGCAATAAAGGACCTGTAGTTCAGGGCAGGACTTTTACTGCCACGACCATATCTTACGATGATCTGTCTCTTGCAAGAGACAGTGTAAGCAGTTTTAGAAGCTCAACTAGACCTGGTAGTTATTCTGCCTCATCATCAATTGATCTCAGCTCAAGTAGGCAAACAGAGTTTCGTGTGCAAAGGCAGTTGAGTGGAAGGAAATTGGATGTGGACTGTGGATATGACTCAAGGATCAAGCCTCCAAGCACTGCTTCATCTTTCTCTGGAGCTTCAATCCATTCTCGCCAAGAGTTAGGTCTTGCAACTCGAGAGACTTCTGGCAGTACAGAATGTGGCTCTGTAGAGGAGGTTCCCCGAGTTTTGCAAGAAATGCAAGCTTCGGAAAATACAGTGGCGGACGTAATTGATGCTTCTTCAACTGATTTAGTTGTGGAGGAAGATAAATTTGAACATGATGATAGTAGTAGAGTAAATAATGCTTGCAACTCAGAACTTTTGAGTCAGGCTGATGACAATTTAGTCACTTCATTTCAAAATCATGAGGATTGTATTTCACCTGAAAATGTTGATGATAATCCAAATAATGCCAGGGATGTCTCAGACACAGAAACTTCAGCTAAGGCTCCGGAATTATCCAGTCATGACAAACAAGATGTGCAGAATTCCAATGTTAATGAACTGGATGCTTTGGTTACAACTAACTGCTCCACAATTACTGAATCAGAAATAGAAGGGGAAAACAATTGTGAGAATAATATTGGCATGGCGAATGATGATCTGTCAAAGAGCATCCTTGATGACTTTCGGGAACCTTCCAATGATTGTCATGCTGTTTCTGTTTCAGAGGTCAATGTCTCCGAGTCCCATCGCATTG AGGGATCAACAGTTACAGTTGAGTGTCAAGGTGCAGGCAACACTAGAAGCCTGACACTTGAAGAGGCAACCGATACAATCCTTTTTTGCAGCTCCATTGTCCATGATCTTGCATATAAGGCTGCAACAATAGCAACGGAAAAGGAATGCTCCAACCCATTTGAAGGTTCTGAACCAACTGTGACCTTGTTGGGCAAAGCCAATTCTGATAGAAAGGATAGTCGCAACCGACCTACCAGCAAGCGCACGTTGAAATCCCAGAAGACCAAGACCAAGCAGAGGAGGGTGGAAACTGATGTCAAAATCCCTTCTGGCAAGACTGAGAATGATGAAAATATTGATGAGTCTTTCACGCACAATGTTGGGCTTCCTAACAAGGTAGATAGTATGAAGCCCCCTAAGCTTGAATCAAAGTGCAATTGCATCATCATGTGA
- the LOC114381105 gene encoding uncharacterized protein LOC114381105 has product MSEAAATTTSSSMMRNYPLISAIVAFAIAQFIKFFTAWFKEKRWDPKQLVGSGGMPSSHSATVTALAAAIGFHEGFGGPLFATALVLACIVMYDATGVRLQAGRQAELLNQIVYELPAEHPLAESRPLRELLGHTPPQVVAGGILGLITAGIGYLITMASS; this is encoded by the exons ATGAGTGAGGCTGCAGCTACGACGACTTCGTCTTCCATGATGCGCAATTACCCTCTCATTTCCGCCATCGTTGCTTTCGCCATCGCACAATTCATCAAGTTTTTCACCGCCTG GTTTAAGGAAAAAAGATGGGATCCCAAGCAACTTGTTGGATCTGGTGGAATGCCTTCATCCCATTCGGCTACTGTCACTGCTCTTGCCGCGGCAATCGGGTTCCATGAAGGCTTTGGAGGACCTCTTTTTGCTACTGCTTTGGTTCTAGCTTGTATt GTGATGTATGATGCTACTGGTGTAAGATTGCAAGCAGGACGCCAAGCAGAG CTTTTGAATCAAATTGTATACGAACTTCCTGCTGAACATCCTCTGGCTGAAAGCAGACCACTCCGGGAACTTCTTGGGCATACTCCTCCTCAG GTCGTTGCTGGTGGCATACTTGGACTTATAACTGCAGGTATTGGCTATCTAATAACCATGGCTAGTAGTTGA
- the LOC114382473 gene encoding uncharacterized protein LOC114382473 isoform X2: MIACDGCGVFGFCVFMIGLLFFYRSLFSLQSSCSWLLNFSVMGFLRFIRRYSFPFKDKTRNRAYALQHMQSRGFSKDGVLNGINCTVLERNKAFSKHPQAHFINNRSMEIFRKIDGLVEEIQRSQPPVDLWRKFIYCTSLSGSILGSVDHIQPQDLEHFVSPVSVAHFSQYKLTMLLLKRLENLGFQICAPESLEGNEQSCEKKIMMGHECVSIDASNDFVTVTASSIIKGKRVEQNIHCNILIGTDGAGSTVRKLVGIEMRGEKDLQKLVSVHFFSKDLGQFLLKENPGMLFFIFNAEAIGVLVAHDLRQGEFVLQIPFYPPQQTIEDFNPKACEKLISKLVGREFGDVDVIDIKPWVMHAEVAERFICSGNRILLAGDAAHRFPPAGGFGMNTGIQDAHNLAWKIASVIKGIAPTSMLNTYEIERKPIALFNTRLSLENYKAAMSVPAALGLDPTVANIVHQFIVDGIGSILPSGLQKVALDGIFGIGRAQVSEFVLNESNPLGSSRLAKLRHIFEEGKSLQLQFPAEDLGFRYLQGALMPESKDVESPPEVLTGRRRDYTPSAQPGSRLPHIFVRVNPLSEETVSTLDLVSGDKVEFILIIAPVEESYHLAREAFKVAEEQEIFLKVCIFWSTDSVEGLEKGSKAALSPWKNYLDVVEVWSSTSNWWDMCNMTNRGAILVRPDEHIAWRTSSGLAGDPRVEMQRVFSAILGVHGSNKQIHG, encoded by the exons ATGATAGCTTGTGATGGTTGTGGAGTTTTTGGCTTTTGCGTGTTCATGATTGGTTTGCTCTTTTTTTACAGATCACTCTTTAGCCTCCAGTCTTCTTGTTCTTGGCTTTTAAATTTTAGTGTCATGGGGTTTCTAAGGTTTATAAGAAGGTATAGTTTCCCCTTCAAGGACAAAACTCGAAATAGAGCATATGCACTTCAGCATATGCAAAGCAGAGGCTTCTCAAAGGATGGAGTTCTTAATG GTATTAATTGCACAGTTTTGGAGAGAAACAAGGCATTTTCAAAACATCCACAAGCACACTTCATCAACAATCGATCCATGGAG ATATTCCGCAAAATTGATGGCCTTGTTGAAGAGATCCAAAGGTCTCAACCACCAGTAGATTTATGGAGGAAATTTATATATTGTACTTCCCTCTCTGGTTCAATTCTTGGATCGGTTGATCACATACAACCTCAAG ATCTTGAGCATTTTGTCAGCCCGGTCTCTGTTGCACACTTCTCGCAGTACAAGCTAACTATGTTACTACTCAAGCGACTTGAAAACCTAGGCTTCCAAATATGTGCGCCTGAAAGTTTGGAAGGAAATGAACAGTcttgtgagaaaaaaataatgatgggCCATGAGTGTGTTTCCATTGATGCCAGCAATGACTTTGTAACAGTAACTGCATCTTCTATCATTAAAGGGAAGCGTGTAGAACAGAACATTCACTGTAACATCCTTATTGGTACAGATGGTGCAGGAAGTACTGTAAGAAAGCTTGTAGGAATAGAAATGAGAGGTGAAAAGGACTTGCAAAAACTTGTTAGTGTCCATTTCTTTAGCAAAGACCTTGGACAGTTTTTGCTTAAGGAGAATCCTGGtatgcttttttttatcttcaatgcTGAAGCTATTGGGGTCCTTGTTGCTCATGATCTCAGGCAAGGGGAATTTGTATTGCAG ATACCCTTTTATCCACCTCAGCAAACAATTGAGGATTTCAATCCAAAG GCATGTGAGAAATTAATCAGCAAACTTGTTGGTCGGGAGTTTGGAGATGTAGATGTAATTGATATAAAGCCATGGGTTATGCATGCTGAAGTTGCTGAGAGGTTTATATGTAGTGGCAACCGAATATTACTTGCTGGTGATGCTGCTCATCGATTTCCTCCTGCTGGTGGATTTG GAATGAATACTGGCATTCAGGACGCGCATAATCTTGCCTGGAAAATTGCTTCTGTGATTAAGGGTATTGCCCCAACTTCAATGCTAAATACCTACGAAATTGAACGTAAACCG ATTGCTTTATTCAATACAAGATTAAGTCTAGAAAACTATAAAGCTGCCATGTCTGTTCCTGCTGCACTTGGTCTTGATCCAACTGTTGCAAACATAG TACATCAATTTATTGTTGATGGGATTGGTTCCATCTTACCATCTGGTTTGCAGAAGGTAGCTTTGGATGGAATTTTTGGTATAGGTCGTGCACAGGTTTCAGAATTTGTCCTAAATGAAAGTAACCCTCTTGGATCCTCAAGGTTGGCTAAGCTAAGACATATATTTGAAGAAGGAAAAAGCCTTCAACTTCAGTTCCCTGCTGAAGATCTTGGTTTTAg GTACCTACAAGGAGCACTTATGCCAGAGAGTAAAGATGTTGAAAGTCCTCCAGAAGTACTAACAGGGCGTCGGAGGGACTACACCCCTTCAGCACAACCAGGATCAAGACTGCCTCATATATTTGTGAGAGTAAACCCGTTAAGTGAG GAGACTGTTTCTACACTTGATCTTGTGTCGGGAGATAAAGTTGAGTTCATTCTCATCATAGCACCTGTGGAGGAATCTTATCATCTAGCTCGTGAAGCATTCAAGGTGGCTGAGGAACAAGAAATTTTTCTCAaagtttgtattttttggtCTACTGATTCTGTTGAAGGACTTGAGAAAGGAAGTAAAGCAGCATTATCACCTTGGAAGAATTACCtagatgttgttgaagtttgGTCATCAACTTCAAATTGGTGGGATATGTGTAACATGACGAACAGAGGGGCTATTTTAGTTAGACCCGATGAACATATTGCCTGGCGTACAAGTTCAGGACTTGCTGGGGATCCTAGAGTGGAAATGCAGAGGGTTTTTTCTGCTATACTGGGAGTACACGGttcaaataaacaaatacaCGGATGA
- the LOC114382473 gene encoding uncharacterized protein LOC114382473 isoform X1 translates to MIACDGCGVFGFCVFMIGLLFFYRSLFSLQSSCSWLLNFSVMGFLRFIRRYSFPFKDKTRNRAYALQHMQSRGFSKDGVLNGNDVVHPVLIIGAGPVGLVLSILLTKLGINCTVLERNKAFSKHPQAHFINNRSMEIFRKIDGLVEEIQRSQPPVDLWRKFIYCTSLSGSILGSVDHIQPQDLEHFVSPVSVAHFSQYKLTMLLLKRLENLGFQICAPESLEGNEQSCEKKIMMGHECVSIDASNDFVTVTASSIIKGKRVEQNIHCNILIGTDGAGSTVRKLVGIEMRGEKDLQKLVSVHFFSKDLGQFLLKENPGMLFFIFNAEAIGVLVAHDLRQGEFVLQIPFYPPQQTIEDFNPKACEKLISKLVGREFGDVDVIDIKPWVMHAEVAERFICSGNRILLAGDAAHRFPPAGGFGMNTGIQDAHNLAWKIASVIKGIAPTSMLNTYEIERKPIALFNTRLSLENYKAAMSVPAALGLDPTVANIVHQFIVDGIGSILPSGLQKVALDGIFGIGRAQVSEFVLNESNPLGSSRLAKLRHIFEEGKSLQLQFPAEDLGFRYLQGALMPESKDVESPPEVLTGRRRDYTPSAQPGSRLPHIFVRVNPLSEETVSTLDLVSGDKVEFILIIAPVEESYHLAREAFKVAEEQEIFLKVCIFWSTDSVEGLEKGSKAALSPWKNYLDVVEVWSSTSNWWDMCNMTNRGAILVRPDEHIAWRTSSGLAGDPRVEMQRVFSAILGVHGSNKQIHG, encoded by the exons ATGATAGCTTGTGATGGTTGTGGAGTTTTTGGCTTTTGCGTGTTCATGATTGGTTTGCTCTTTTTTTACAGATCACTCTTTAGCCTCCAGTCTTCTTGTTCTTGGCTTTTAAATTTTAGTGTCATGGGGTTTCTAAGGTTTATAAGAAGGTATAGTTTCCCCTTCAAGGACAAAACTCGAAATAGAGCATATGCACTTCAGCATATGCAAAGCAGAGGCTTCTCAAAGGATGGAGTTCTTAATGGTAATGATGTGGTGCATCCAGTTCTGATCATTGGCGCAGGACCTGTGGGTCTTGTTCTTTCTATTCTTCTCACAAAATTAG GTATTAATTGCACAGTTTTGGAGAGAAACAAGGCATTTTCAAAACATCCACAAGCACACTTCATCAACAATCGATCCATGGAG ATATTCCGCAAAATTGATGGCCTTGTTGAAGAGATCCAAAGGTCTCAACCACCAGTAGATTTATGGAGGAAATTTATATATTGTACTTCCCTCTCTGGTTCAATTCTTGGATCGGTTGATCACATACAACCTCAAG ATCTTGAGCATTTTGTCAGCCCGGTCTCTGTTGCACACTTCTCGCAGTACAAGCTAACTATGTTACTACTCAAGCGACTTGAAAACCTAGGCTTCCAAATATGTGCGCCTGAAAGTTTGGAAGGAAATGAACAGTcttgtgagaaaaaaataatgatgggCCATGAGTGTGTTTCCATTGATGCCAGCAATGACTTTGTAACAGTAACTGCATCTTCTATCATTAAAGGGAAGCGTGTAGAACAGAACATTCACTGTAACATCCTTATTGGTACAGATGGTGCAGGAAGTACTGTAAGAAAGCTTGTAGGAATAGAAATGAGAGGTGAAAAGGACTTGCAAAAACTTGTTAGTGTCCATTTCTTTAGCAAAGACCTTGGACAGTTTTTGCTTAAGGAGAATCCTGGtatgcttttttttatcttcaatgcTGAAGCTATTGGGGTCCTTGTTGCTCATGATCTCAGGCAAGGGGAATTTGTATTGCAG ATACCCTTTTATCCACCTCAGCAAACAATTGAGGATTTCAATCCAAAG GCATGTGAGAAATTAATCAGCAAACTTGTTGGTCGGGAGTTTGGAGATGTAGATGTAATTGATATAAAGCCATGGGTTATGCATGCTGAAGTTGCTGAGAGGTTTATATGTAGTGGCAACCGAATATTACTTGCTGGTGATGCTGCTCATCGATTTCCTCCTGCTGGTGGATTTG GAATGAATACTGGCATTCAGGACGCGCATAATCTTGCCTGGAAAATTGCTTCTGTGATTAAGGGTATTGCCCCAACTTCAATGCTAAATACCTACGAAATTGAACGTAAACCG ATTGCTTTATTCAATACAAGATTAAGTCTAGAAAACTATAAAGCTGCCATGTCTGTTCCTGCTGCACTTGGTCTTGATCCAACTGTTGCAAACATAG TACATCAATTTATTGTTGATGGGATTGGTTCCATCTTACCATCTGGTTTGCAGAAGGTAGCTTTGGATGGAATTTTTGGTATAGGTCGTGCACAGGTTTCAGAATTTGTCCTAAATGAAAGTAACCCTCTTGGATCCTCAAGGTTGGCTAAGCTAAGACATATATTTGAAGAAGGAAAAAGCCTTCAACTTCAGTTCCCTGCTGAAGATCTTGGTTTTAg GTACCTACAAGGAGCACTTATGCCAGAGAGTAAAGATGTTGAAAGTCCTCCAGAAGTACTAACAGGGCGTCGGAGGGACTACACCCCTTCAGCACAACCAGGATCAAGACTGCCTCATATATTTGTGAGAGTAAACCCGTTAAGTGAG GAGACTGTTTCTACACTTGATCTTGTGTCGGGAGATAAAGTTGAGTTCATTCTCATCATAGCACCTGTGGAGGAATCTTATCATCTAGCTCGTGAAGCATTCAAGGTGGCTGAGGAACAAGAAATTTTTCTCAaagtttgtattttttggtCTACTGATTCTGTTGAAGGACTTGAGAAAGGAAGTAAAGCAGCATTATCACCTTGGAAGAATTACCtagatgttgttgaagtttgGTCATCAACTTCAAATTGGTGGGATATGTGTAACATGACGAACAGAGGGGCTATTTTAGTTAGACCCGATGAACATATTGCCTGGCGTACAAGTTCAGGACTTGCTGGGGATCCTAGAGTGGAAATGCAGAGGGTTTTTTCTGCTATACTGGGAGTACACGGttcaaataaacaaatacaCGGATGA
- the LOC114382473 gene encoding uncharacterized protein LOC114382473 isoform X3, which translates to MGFLRFIRRYSFPFKDKTRNRAYALQHMQSRGFSKDGVLNGNDVVHPVLIIGAGPVGLVLSILLTKLGINCTVLERNKAFSKHPQAHFINNRSMEIFRKIDGLVEEIQRSQPPVDLWRKFIYCTSLSGSILGSVDHIQPQDLEHFVSPVSVAHFSQYKLTMLLLKRLENLGFQICAPESLEGNEQSCEKKIMMGHECVSIDASNDFVTVTASSIIKGKRVEQNIHCNILIGTDGAGSTVRKLVGIEMRGEKDLQKLVSVHFFSKDLGQFLLKENPGMLFFIFNAEAIGVLVAHDLRQGEFVLQIPFYPPQQTIEDFNPKACEKLISKLVGREFGDVDVIDIKPWVMHAEVAERFICSGNRILLAGDAAHRFPPAGGFGMNTGIQDAHNLAWKIASVIKGIAPTSMLNTYEIERKPIALFNTRLSLENYKAAMSVPAALGLDPTVANIVHQFIVDGIGSILPSGLQKVALDGIFGIGRAQVSEFVLNESNPLGSSRLAKLRHIFEEGKSLQLQFPAEDLGFRYLQGALMPESKDVESPPEVLTGRRRDYTPSAQPGSRLPHIFVRVNPLSEETVSTLDLVSGDKVEFILIIAPVEESYHLAREAFKVAEEQEIFLKVCIFWSTDSVEGLEKGSKAALSPWKNYLDVVEVWSSTSNWWDMCNMTNRGAILVRPDEHIAWRTSSGLAGDPRVEMQRVFSAILGVHGSNKQIHG; encoded by the exons ATGGGGTTTCTAAGGTTTATAAGAAGGTATAGTTTCCCCTTCAAGGACAAAACTCGAAATAGAGCATATGCACTTCAGCATATGCAAAGCAGAGGCTTCTCAAAGGATGGAGTTCTTAATGGTAATGATGTGGTGCATCCAGTTCTGATCATTGGCGCAGGACCTGTGGGTCTTGTTCTTTCTATTCTTCTCACAAAATTAG GTATTAATTGCACAGTTTTGGAGAGAAACAAGGCATTTTCAAAACATCCACAAGCACACTTCATCAACAATCGATCCATGGAG ATATTCCGCAAAATTGATGGCCTTGTTGAAGAGATCCAAAGGTCTCAACCACCAGTAGATTTATGGAGGAAATTTATATATTGTACTTCCCTCTCTGGTTCAATTCTTGGATCGGTTGATCACATACAACCTCAAG ATCTTGAGCATTTTGTCAGCCCGGTCTCTGTTGCACACTTCTCGCAGTACAAGCTAACTATGTTACTACTCAAGCGACTTGAAAACCTAGGCTTCCAAATATGTGCGCCTGAAAGTTTGGAAGGAAATGAACAGTcttgtgagaaaaaaataatgatgggCCATGAGTGTGTTTCCATTGATGCCAGCAATGACTTTGTAACAGTAACTGCATCTTCTATCATTAAAGGGAAGCGTGTAGAACAGAACATTCACTGTAACATCCTTATTGGTACAGATGGTGCAGGAAGTACTGTAAGAAAGCTTGTAGGAATAGAAATGAGAGGTGAAAAGGACTTGCAAAAACTTGTTAGTGTCCATTTCTTTAGCAAAGACCTTGGACAGTTTTTGCTTAAGGAGAATCCTGGtatgcttttttttatcttcaatgcTGAAGCTATTGGGGTCCTTGTTGCTCATGATCTCAGGCAAGGGGAATTTGTATTGCAG ATACCCTTTTATCCACCTCAGCAAACAATTGAGGATTTCAATCCAAAG GCATGTGAGAAATTAATCAGCAAACTTGTTGGTCGGGAGTTTGGAGATGTAGATGTAATTGATATAAAGCCATGGGTTATGCATGCTGAAGTTGCTGAGAGGTTTATATGTAGTGGCAACCGAATATTACTTGCTGGTGATGCTGCTCATCGATTTCCTCCTGCTGGTGGATTTG GAATGAATACTGGCATTCAGGACGCGCATAATCTTGCCTGGAAAATTGCTTCTGTGATTAAGGGTATTGCCCCAACTTCAATGCTAAATACCTACGAAATTGAACGTAAACCG ATTGCTTTATTCAATACAAGATTAAGTCTAGAAAACTATAAAGCTGCCATGTCTGTTCCTGCTGCACTTGGTCTTGATCCAACTGTTGCAAACATAG TACATCAATTTATTGTTGATGGGATTGGTTCCATCTTACCATCTGGTTTGCAGAAGGTAGCTTTGGATGGAATTTTTGGTATAGGTCGTGCACAGGTTTCAGAATTTGTCCTAAATGAAAGTAACCCTCTTGGATCCTCAAGGTTGGCTAAGCTAAGACATATATTTGAAGAAGGAAAAAGCCTTCAACTTCAGTTCCCTGCTGAAGATCTTGGTTTTAg GTACCTACAAGGAGCACTTATGCCAGAGAGTAAAGATGTTGAAAGTCCTCCAGAAGTACTAACAGGGCGTCGGAGGGACTACACCCCTTCAGCACAACCAGGATCAAGACTGCCTCATATATTTGTGAGAGTAAACCCGTTAAGTGAG GAGACTGTTTCTACACTTGATCTTGTGTCGGGAGATAAAGTTGAGTTCATTCTCATCATAGCACCTGTGGAGGAATCTTATCATCTAGCTCGTGAAGCATTCAAGGTGGCTGAGGAACAAGAAATTTTTCTCAaagtttgtattttttggtCTACTGATTCTGTTGAAGGACTTGAGAAAGGAAGTAAAGCAGCATTATCACCTTGGAAGAATTACCtagatgttgttgaagtttgGTCATCAACTTCAAATTGGTGGGATATGTGTAACATGACGAACAGAGGGGCTATTTTAGTTAGACCCGATGAACATATTGCCTGGCGTACAAGTTCAGGACTTGCTGGGGATCCTAGAGTGGAAATGCAGAGGGTTTTTTCTGCTATACTGGGAGTACACGGttcaaataaacaaatacaCGGATGA